Proteins from a genomic interval of Gadus morhua chromosome 19, gadMor3.0, whole genome shotgun sequence:
- the ugcg gene encoding ceramide glucosyltransferase produces MALMDLAMQGLSVFGLGLFCVLWLMHLISIIYVRLHLHQRHPEQKQPYCKLPAVSLLKPLKGVDPNLISNLETFFTLDYPKYEILLCVQDNDDPAVDVCKKLLGKYPAVDARLFIGGKKVGINPKINNLMPAYEGAKYGLVWICDSGIKVKADTLTDLANQMTEKVGLVHGLPYVADRQGFAATLEQVYFGTSHPRSYLSANVMGIKCVTGMSCLMRRDVLDQAGGLGAFAQYIAEDYFMAKAIADRGWRFAMATQVAMQNSGSYSIGQFQSRMIRWAKLRINMLPGTVVEPISECFVASLLIGWAAHHLFRCDIMVFFFCHCLAWFIADYIQLRGVQGGALSYSKLDYSLAWLIRESLSLHIFLSALLDPTVSWRSSRYRLRCGGTADEIIDV; encoded by the exons ATGGCCCTCATGGACCTGGCCATGCAGGGGCTGTCCGTGTTCGGCCTCGGCCTGTTCTGCGTACTGTGGCTCATGCACCTCATCTCCATCATCTACGT ACGGCTCCATCTCCACCAGCGCCACCCAGAGCAGAAGCAGCCGTACTGCAAGCTGCCCGCTGTCTCACTGCTCAAACCCCTGAAGGGAGTCGACCCCAACCTCATTAGTAACCTGGAAACCTTCTTCACCCTGGACTACCCCAAG tatgagATCCTACTCTGTGTCCAGGATAACGATGACCCTGCTGTTGATGTTTGCAAAAAGCTTCTGGGAAAGTACCCTGCGGTGGACGCCCGTCTCTTCATAG GGGGTAAGAAAGTGGGCATCAACCCCAAGATCAACAACCTGATGCCTGCCTATGAGGGTGCCAAGTACGGCCTGGTTTGGATATGTGACAGCGGCATCAAAG TTAAAGCAGACACCCTGACGGACCTGGCCAATCAGATGACAGAGAAGGTGGGGTTGGTCCACGGCCTGCCGTACGTCGCTGACAGACAGGGATTTGCCGCTACGCTGGAGCAG GTGTACTTTGGGACGTCCCATCCTCGCTCCTACCTGTCTGCTAATGTGATGGGCATCAAGTGTGTGACTGGGATGTCCTGTCTAATGAGGAGGGATGTGCTGGACCAGGCTGGGGGCCTTGGGGCCTTTGCTCAGTACATCGCTGAGGATTACTTTATGGCTAAAGCAATTGCCGACAG agGCTGGAGGTTTGCCATGGCAACTCAGGTGGCGATGCAGAACTCGGGCTCCTACTCCATTGGTCAATTCCAGTCACGAATGATCAG ATGGGCTAAGCTTCGTATCAACATGCTACCGGGTACGGTTGTGGAGCCCATCTCGGAGTGCTTCGTGGCTAGCCTCCTCATCGGCTGGGCGGCGCACCACCTCTTCAG GTGTGACATCATGGTGTTCTTCTTCTGTCATTGCCTCGCCTGGTTCATCGCAGACTATATCCAACTACGAGGAGTCCAG GGCGGGGCGTTGAGCTACTCTAAGCTGGACTACTCGTTGGCCTGGTTGATCAGAGAGTCTTTGTCGCTACACATCTTCCTGTCGGCGTTGTTGGACCCCACGGTCAGCTGGAGGTCCAGCCGCTACCGCCTGCGCTGTGGTGGCACCGCCGACGAGATCATCGACGTGTAG